From a region of the Labrus mixtus chromosome 5, fLabMix1.1, whole genome shotgun sequence genome:
- the si:ch211-191d15.2 gene encoding leucine-rich repeat transmembrane protein FLRT3 produces the protein MSPCPPGCCCPRAGFLVLCESLGLRSLPRSVPLSTSALSVARNQLCNVDHLLRRFSGLQELSLSHNLLPRFPRGLPPSLESLLLQENRITYITSGALRQLGNLTRLDLEDNRIRAIQPGALEGLNKLQVLTLKGNKLTSLPLNLPPSLTHLDLSANCISVLELPSLSPLVNLQVLNINSNCLRSVPESAFDRLPRLRSVDLADNLWACECDILYLYRWLLNGRTKMATDLVCSEPVHLAHRLLLNLSVVAICPRVLAPNERTQQLHTNSSASDGERETAKPNSFGSNFSQQVSKENTSLTFLKDAPLTRVLLDHFSLETLTYDECVSLNKTQPVSPPLLKTTSSLPDEEQKYRDDITARYPPNNATSAGETPPLLSTNRDALWPTPNTQKEDEDSAVIIALLAVLCALVSLVMLAVLLVLKKVLLQRRRVAPLDAGLGG, from the coding sequence ATGTCTCCTTGTCCTCCCGGCTGCTGCTGTCCCCGCGCGGGATTTCTGGTTTTGTGCGAGTCCCTGGGTCTCCGGTCCCTCCCTCGCTCCGTCCCTCTCAGCACCTCGGCTCTGTCCGTCGCCAGGAACCAGCTCTGCAACGTGGACCACCTGCTGCGGCGCTTCTCCGGCCTGCAGGAGCTCAGCCTCAGTCACAACCTTCTGCCCCGCTTCCCCCGCGGCCTCCCTCCCAGTCTGgagtctctgctgctgcaagaGAACCGCATCACTTACATCACCTCGGGGGCCCTGAGACAACTGGGGAACCTGACCCGCCTGGATCTGGAGGACAACCGCATCCGCGCCATCCAGCCCGGAGCGCTGGAAGGTCTGAACAAGCTGCAGGTCCTGACGCTGAAGGGGAACAAACTGACAAGCCTCCCTCTGAATCTCCCTCCGTCTCTGACCCACTTAGATCTCTCTGCAAACTGCATCTCCGTCCTGGAGCTGCCCTCGCTGTCCCCTCTGGTCAACCTGCAGGTCCTCAACATCAACAGCAACTGCCTGCGCTCAGTCCCGGAGAGCGCCTTCGACCGCCTGCCTCGTCTCAGGTCTGTGGACCTCGCGGACAACCTGTGGGCGTGCGAGTGTGACATTCTGTATCTGTACCGCTGGCTGCTGAACGGAAGGACGAAGATGGCGACGGACCTGGTGTGCAGCGAGCCCGTCCACCTCGCTCACCGTCTGCTGCTGAACCTCTCCGTCGTCGCCATCTGTCCACGAGTCCTGGCGCCCAATGAGAGGACGCAGCAGCTGCACACAAACTCCTCTGCTTCAGACGGAGAGCGAGAGACTGCGAAACCAAACTCATTTGGAAGCAACTTTTCACAGCAAGTATCGAAAGAAAACACTTCCCTAACGTTTTTAAAAGACGCTCCCCTGACCCGTGTTTTACTCGACCACTTCTCATTAGAGACCCTCACCTATGACGAGTGCGTGTCCCTGAATAAAACACAACCAGTCAGCCCTCCTCTTTTAAAAACCACCTCTTCTCTTCCTGACGAGGAGCAGAAATACAGAGACGACATCACAGCTCGGTACCCTCCGAACAACGCGACCTCCGCAGGAGAAACGCCGCCTTTGCTTTCCACAAACAGAGACGCTCTCTGGCCCACTCCcaacacacagaaagaagacGAAGACTCTGCAGTCATCATCGCTCTGCTCGCCGTGCTGTGCGCGTTAGTGTCTCTCGTAATGCTCGCGGTGCTGCTCGTCCTGAAGAAGGTCCTCCTGCAGAGACGGAGGGTGGCGCCGCTGGATGCAGGGTTGGGTGGATGA
- the iscua gene encoding iron-sulfur cluster assembly enzyme ISCU, mitochondrial encodes MAMVSLRNSASSLMLFSRRLFSPQLNALCSYHEKVVDHYENPRNVGSLDKTSRNVGTGLVGAPACGDVMKLQIQVDDNGKIVDAKFKTFGCGSAIASSSLATEWVKGKSVDEALKIRNTDIAKELCLPPVKLHCSMLAEDAIKAALSDYRIKQQDKKEERAKATN; translated from the exons ATGGCGATGGTCTCATTACGAAACTCTGCGTCCTCGCTGATGTTGTTCAGCAGAAGGTTATTCAGCCCTCAGCTAAACGCGCTCTGCTCATATCACGAAAAG gTGGTGGACCACTATGAAAACCCAAGAAACGTGGGCTCTTTAGACAAAACCAGCAGGAATGTGGGGACAGGGTTAGTGGGCGCACCAGCCTGTGGAGATGTCATGAAACTACAG ATCCAGGTAGATGACAATGGAAAGATAGTCGACGCAAAGTTCAAGACGTTTGGCTGTGGATCAGCCATTGCCTCCAGTTCTCTTGCCACAGAGTGGGTGAAGGGGAAGTCG GTGGATGAAGCGCTGAAGATCAGGAACACAGACATCGCCAAAGAGCTCTGCCTTCCTCCGGTCAAGCTGCACTGCTCCA tgcTCGCGGAAGACGCCATCAAAGCAGCGCTGTCAGACTACAGAATAAAACAGCAGGACAAGAAGGAGGAACGGGCCAAAGCTAcaaattaa
- the sart3 gene encoding squamous cell carcinoma antigen recognized by T-cells 3, translating to MAASSNAEQTQLQDMDEEDAGMEEREMDSDEGEEDGMGEENSDDEEDDSSEDEKENEAEIQRLEEQLSINAFDYNCHVDLIKLLKQEGELLRLRKARQKMSELFPLTEEIWLDWLKDEIRLSEEEPNREKVYELFEKAIKDYICPDIWLEYAQYSIGGMGSPGGIDKVRAIFERAVTAVGLHMTKGQFVWEAYREFENAILSTVQPPPGRIPSREEKELLNTQLGRIHTLFRRQLAIPLMEMEATYAEYEEWSEDGVPETAAHQYKKASLQMAKCKPFEDSLLVAETPKLAEYQAYLDFELKEGDPARVQITFERTLAENCLVPDMWAKYNNYLDRQLKIKDLVLSTHERAVRNCPWTMGLWKSYLLALERHGADHHTVSDMFEKALNAGFIQATDYVEIWQAFLDYLRRRVDFSKESSKELEELRGAFARSLDYMKQDVEERFGESGDPSCLIMQNWARIEALHCKNIQKARELWDSIMTKGNAKYANMWLEYYNLERSYGDPVHCRKALHRAVQCTSDYPEHVCEVLLTFERVEGSLEDWDVAVQKTETRLNRVNEQRAKAAEKEANMARQEDERNDQRRKAKSEKKVQKKFQKGSRVGEKRKAEQDDYHDEWNEDPEQAPKRQRGNRDQTTEESMETEAGQFGRKPPPGYKPAPPGAKKAQHGAPADAPRKTDDKPELRNDDSSVFISNLVYTLEEPEEKLRTLFEICGPIKQIRPVFGTKGTFKGYGYLQFESPVSVPEALKLDRREVEGRPMFVSPCVDKNKNPDFKVFKYNTTLEKQKIFISGLPFSCTKEQLGEVCKSHGVIKEVRLVTYRSGKPKGLAYVEFADEAQASQAVLKMDGMEIEGNKITVAISNPPRRNLSDRPGSSRDMADLMPRQVYGSRGRGRTQLSLLPRSLHRQSAPVGKVENGTTSGGQAANAAGETKPLSNSDFARMLLSK from the exons atggcggcgtCGAGCAACGCAGAGCAAACGCAGTTGCAGGACATGGACGAGGAAGATGCGgggatggaggagagggagatggaCTCGGACGAAGGGGAGGAGGACGGCATGGGAGAAGAAAATTCAGACGACGAAGAGGACGACTCGTCTGAAGATGAGAAAGAAAACGAAGCTGAAATCCAGCGTTTGGAGGAGCAG CTGTCGATCAATGCCTTTGATTACAACTGCCACGTGGATCTCATCAAACTTCTGAAGCAGGAGGGCGAGCTTCTGCGTCTGCGAAAGGCGAGGCAGAAGATGAGCGAGCTGTTCCCGCTCACTGAAG AGATCTGGCTGGATTGGCTGAAAGACGAGATCCGCCTGAGTGAAGAGGAGCCAAACCGGGAGAAAGTTTATGAACTCTTTGAGAAAGCGATAAAAGACTACATCT GTCCAGACATTTGGCTGGAGTATGCTCAGTATTCAATCGGTGGCATGGGCTCCCCGGGGGGAATCGACAAAGTGAGAGCCATCTTTGAGCGAGCTGTGACAGCTGTGGGGCTTCACATGACCAAGGGACAGTTTGTGTGGGAGGCGTACAGGGAGTTTGAAAACGCCATCCTGTCCACAGTACAG CCTCCCCCTGGCAGGATCCCCAGCCGCGAGGAGAAGGAGCTGCTGAACACTCAGCTCGGGAGAATCCATACTCTGTTTCGCCGCCAGCTGGCCATTCCCTTAATGG AGATGGAGGCGACCTATGCAGAGTATGAGGAGTGGTCGGAAGACGGCGTGCCTGAGACGGCCGCACATCAGTACAAAAAGGCTTCGCTGCAGATGGCCAAGTGCAAACCCTTCGAGGACTCTCTG CTGGTAGCAGAAACTCCTAAGCTGGCGGAGTATCAGGCCTACCTCGACTTCGAACTGAAGGAGGGCGATCCAGCTCGGGTCCAGATCACCTTTGAGCGGACTCTGGCGGAGAACTGCCTGGTACCAGACATGTGGGCCAAGTACAACAACTATCTG gATCGTCAGCTGAAGATTAAAGACTTGGTTCTCTCCACTCATGAGCGAGCTGTCAGGAACTGTCCCTGGACCATGGGCCTGTGGAAGAGCTACCTGCTGGCTCTGGAGAGGCACGGAGCGGACCACCACACTGTTTCAG ATATGTTCGAAAAGGCGCTGAATGCAGGTTTCATTCAAGCGACAGATTATGTAGAAATCTGGCAGGCGTTCCTGGACTACCTGAGGAGACGTGTGGATTTCAGCAAAG AATCAAGTAAAGAGTTGGAGGAGCTGCGGGGAGCGTTCGCTCGCTCTTTAGACTACATGAAGCAGGACGTTGAAGAGA GGTTCGGTGAAAGTGGAGATCCTTCTTGTCTTATAATGCAGAACTGGGCCAGGATAGAG GCCCTTCACTGCAAGAACATCCAAAAGGCGAGAGAACTGTGGGACAGCATCATGACCAAGGGGAACGCCAAATACGCCAACATGTGGCTGGAGTACTACAACCTGGAGAG GTCTTATGGAGACCCCGTTCACTGTCGGAAAGCTCTCCACAGAGCCGTCCAGTGCACCTCCGACTACCCCGAGCACGTGTGTGAAGTCCTGCTGACCTTTGAGAGAGTCGAGG GGTCTCTGGAGGACTGGGACGTGGCCGTGCAGAAGACGGAGACTCGGCTGAACCGGGTTAATGAGCAGAGAGCGAAG GCGGCCGAGAAAGAAGCCAACATGGCTCGCCAAGAGGACGAGAGAAACGATCAACGGCGGAAAGCCAAGTCAGAGAAGAAGGTTCAGAAGAAGTTCCAGAAGGGAAGTCGAGTCGGGGAGAAGAGGAAAGCGGAGCAGGATGATTACCACGACGAGTGGAACGAAGACCCGG AACAAGCTCCcaagagacaaagaggaaacagagatcAAACTACAGAGGAGTCCATGGAGACGGAGGCGGGTCAGTTCGGGAGGAAACCTCCGCCCGGATATAAACCGGCTCCGCCCGGCGCTAAAAAAGCCCAACACGGCGCTCCGGCAGACGCCCCGAGGAAGACCGACGACAAGCCAGAGCTCcgcaacgacgacagcagcgtGTTCATCAGCAACCTGGTGTACACGCTGGAGGAGCCCGAGGAGAAGCTCAGGACGCTGTTTGAGATCTGCGGCCCCATCAAACAGATCCGCCCCGTCTTCGGCACCAAAGGGACGTTCAAAGGATACGGCTACCTTCAGTTTGAGTCTCCGGTGTCCGTGCCCGAAGCGCTGAAGCTGGACAGACGGGAGGTGGAGGGCAGGCCGATGTTTGTGTCGCCCTGTGTCGACAAAAACAAGAACCCGGATTTCAag GTGTTTAAATACAACACCACCTTGGAGAAACAGAAAATCTTCATCTCTGGGCTGCCGTTCTCCTGCACCAAGGAGCAGCTGGGGGAAGTCTGCAAGAGTCACGGTGTCATCAAAGAAGTTCGTCTGGTCACATATCGCTCAGGAAAACCCAAG GGACTGGCTTACGTCGAGTTTGCAGATGAAGCTCAGGCCTCTCAGGCGGTTTTGAAAATGGACGGCATGGAAATAGAGGGCAACAAGATCACTGTTGCCATTAGCAACCCTCCGCGCAGAAACCTCAGTGATAGACCTGGTTCCAGCAGGGACATGGCAGACTTGATGCCCCGTCAGGTCTATGGATC gagaggacgaggacgcACCCAGCTCTCCTTACTCCCCCGCTCGCTGCACAGACAGAGCGCTCCTGTGGGCAAAGTGGAGAACGGGACGACGTCAGGCGGCCAGGCGGCGAATGCAGCCGGAGAGACGAAACCTTTGTCAAACTCGGACTTTGCCAGAATGCTTCTCAGCAAGTGA
- the ficd gene encoding protein adenylyltransferase FICD, with protein sequence MAAVTVLRCTSGRLLGGWGPLLCVLLGSLVALLMPLVGVEDECCAARKGIALLRCQLWGAPQQTVQSTSLTVPFTALDVLPQRSKPSKEMQLEAKAALQQAQEMKKLGKREKAHKLLAHALSMNPGFVDALTELGTILEEEKDIVQADHLYTKALAISPCNERALVSRDRTLPLVEEIDQRHFGIIDSKVRRLMSIPKGNSALRRVMEETYYHHIYHTVAIEGSTLTLSEIRHIIETRYAVPGKSLQEQNEAIGVDAAMKYINTTLLSRSGAMTVGDILEIHRRVLGYVDPVEGGRLRTNQVFVGHHIPPHPQDLQRHMQELVQWLNTDEALQLHPVEYAALAHYKLVYVHPFVDGNGRTSRLLMNLVLMQARYPPITIRKEQRAEYYTALDTANEGDVRPFIRFIARCTEITLDTLLISTTEHAVGLPGARQEQACPDCKQTIPIHN encoded by the exons ATGGCTGCTGTGACGGTGCTGCGGTGCACCAGCGGCCGTCTCCTCGGAGGATGGGGCCCGCTGCTGTGTGTCCTCCTCGGCTCTCTGGTGGCCCTCCTGATGCCCCTGGTGGGGGTGGAGGACGAGTGCTGCGCCGCCCGAAAAGGCATCGCCCTGCTGCGCTGCCAGCTGTGGGGGGCCCCTCAGCAGACTGTGCAGTCCACCAGCCTCACTGTCCCCTTCACTGCGCTTGATGTGCTGCCTCAGAGGTCCAAACCCAGCAAAG AGATGCAGCTGGAGGCCAAAGCGGCGCTGCAGCAGGCTCAGGAGATGAAGAAACTGGGGAAGAGGGAGAAGGCCCACAAGCTGCTGGCGCACGCTCTCAGCATGAACCCGGGCTTTGTGGACGCCCTGACGGAGCTGGGGACCatcctggaggaggagaaggacatCGTCCAGGCCGACCACCTCTACACCAAAGCTTTGGCCATCTCGCCGTGTAACGAGAGAGCCCTGGTCAGCAGAGACCGCACGCTGCCCCTGGTGGAGGAGATCGACCAGCGGCACTTCGGCATCATTGACAGTAAAGTGCGCCGGCTTATGTCCATTCCCAAAGGTAACTCCGCTCTCCGCCGCGTGATGGAGGAAACCTACTATCACCACATCTACCACACGGTGGCCATCGAAGGCAGCACGCTCACGCTGTCGGAGATCCGTCACATCATCGAGACGCGCTACGCCGTCCCCGGGAAGAGCCTTCAGGAGCAGAACGAGGCCATCGGTGTGGACGCCGCCATGAAGTACATCAACACCACGCTGCTGTCCAGATCGGGAGCCATGACTGTCGGCGACATCCTGGAGATCCACCGGCGGGTGCTCGGCTACGTGGACccggtggagggagggaggctgcGCACCAACCAGGTGTTCGTGGGCCATCACATCCCGCCGCACCCTCaggacctgcagagacacatgcaGGAGCTGGTTCAGTGGCTCAACACGGACGAGGCGCTGCAGCTGCACCCTGTGGAGTACGCCGCTCTCGCCCACTACAAACTGGTGTACGTGCACCCGTTTGTGGACGGCAACGGCCGCACGTCGCGGCTGCTCATGAATCTCGTGCTCATGCAGGCGCGATACCCCCCGATCACTATCAGGAAGGAACAAAGAGCGGAGTACTACACGGCGTTAGACACAGCCAATGAGGGCGACGTGCGGCCCTTTATTCGCTTCATAGCCCGATGTACCGAGATCACACTGGACACGCTGTTGATCTCTACGACGGAGCACGCCGTGGGGCTGCCCGGGGCCCGACAGGAGCAGGCCTGTCCCGACTGCAAACAGACCATCCCCATCCACAACTGA